ggtgggagttgcactttctgGAGTTagtcttgtactttcagtattgtgggttgttgaggattgtcttatggttgttgcttcacttgtgggaagagtagtggacacaactaacactgtagtttcagttgttgatgtggaagacactggtgatgttgatggagttgttgcactttctagagttgttcttgtactttcagtattgtgagtggttgaagattgtctcatggttgttgcttcacttgtgggaagagtagtggacacgcctgaccctgtagtttcagttgttgttgtggcagacactggtgatgttgaaggagtcgttgcaacttggtggagttgcactttccatagttgttcttgtactttcatcgtattgtgggttgttgaggattgtcttcatggttgttgcttcacttgtgggaagagtagtggacacgactgaccctgtagtttcagttgttgatgtggaagacactggtgatgttgaatggagttgttgcactttccagagttgttttgtactttcagtattgtgagtggttgaagattgtctcatggttgttgcttcacttgtgggaagagtacgtggacacgactgaccctgtagtttcagttgttgttgtggcagacactggtgatgttgaaggagtcgttgcaactttggtgggagttgcactttccatagttgttcttgtactttcatcgttgtgagtggttgaagattgtctcatggttgttgcttcacttgtgggaagagtagtggacacgactgaccctgtagtttcagttgtttgtggaagacactggtgatgttgatggagttgttgcactttctagagttgttcttgtactttcagtattgtgagtggttgaagattgtctcatggttgttgcttcacttgtgggaagagtagtggacacgactgaccctgtagtttcagttgttgttgtggcagacactggtgatgttgaaggagtcgttgcactttctagagttgttcttgtactttcagtattgtgagtggttgaagattgtctcatggttgttgcttcacttgtgggaagagtagtggacacgactgaccctgtagtttcagttgttgtggatgacactggtgatgttgaaggagtcattgcactttctagagttgttgttgtactttcagtattgtgagtggttgaggattgtctcatggttgttgcttcacttgtgggaagagtagtggacacgactgaccctgtagtttcagttgttgttgtggcagacactggtgatgttgaaggagtcgttgcaactttggtgggagttgcactttccatagttgttcttgtactttcatcgttgtggttgttgaggattgtcttatggttgttgcttcacttgtgggaagagtagtggacacgactgaccctgcagtttcagttgttgatgtggaagacactggtgatgttgatggagttgttgcactttccagagttgttgttgtactttcagtattgtgagtggttgaagattgtttcatggttgttgcttcacttgtgggaagactactggacatgactgacactgtagtttcagttgttaatgtggatgacactggtgatgttgaaggagtcgttgcaactttggtgggagttgcactttccatagttgttcttgtactttcatcgttgtgagtggttgaagattgtctcatggttgttgcttcacttgtgggaagactactggacacgactgaccctgtagtttcagttgttgttgtggcagacactggtgatgttgaaggagtcgttgcaactttggtgggagttgcactttctgGAGTTagtcttgtactttcagtattgtgggttgttgaggattgtctcatggttgttgcttcacttgtgggaagagtagtggacacgactgaccctgtagtttcagttgttgttgtggcagccactggtgatgttgaaggagtcgttgcaactttggtgggagttgcactttccatagttgttcttgtactttcatcgttgtgagtggttgaagattgtctcatggttgttgcttcacttgtgggaagagtagtggacacgactgaccctgtagtttcagttgttgtggaagacactggtgatgttgatggagttgttgcactttctagagttgttcttgtactttcagtattgtgagtggttgaagattgtctcatggttgttgcttcacttgtgggaagagtagtggacacgactgaccctgtagtttcagttgttgttgtggcagccactggtgatgttgaaggagtcgttgcaactttggtgggagttgcactttccatagttgttcttgtactttcatcgttgtgagtggttgaagattgtctcatggttgttgcttcacttgtgggaagagtagtggacacgactgaccctgtagtttcagttgttgtggaagacactggtgatgttgatggagttgttgcactttctagagttgttcttgtactttcagtattgtgaggggttgaagattgtctcatggttgttgcttcacttgtgggaagagtagtggacacgcctgaccctgtagtttcagttgttgttgtggcagacactggtgatgttgaaggagtcgttgcaactttggtgggagttgcactttccatagttgttcttgtactttcatcgttgtgggttgttgaggattgtcttatggttgttgcttcacttgtgggaagagtagtggacacaactaacactgtagtttcagttgttgatgtggaagacactggtgatgttaatggagttgttgcactttccagagttgttgttgtactttcagtattgtgggttgttgaggattgtctcatggttgttgcttcacttgtgggaagactactggagacgactgacactgtagtttcagttgttaatgtggatgacactggtgatgttgaaggagttgTTGCAattttggtgggagttgcactttccgGAGtggttcttgtactttcagtattgtgggttgttgaggattgtcttatggttgttgcttcacctgtgggaagagtagtggacacgactgaccctgtagtttcagttattgatgtggaagacactggtgatgttaatggagttgttgcactttccagagttgttgttgtactttcagtattgtgagtggttgaagattgtttcatggttgttgcttcacttgtgggaagactactggacatgactgacactgtagtttcagttgttgttgtggcagccactggtgatgttgaaggagtcattgcaactttggtgggagtcatactttccagagttgttgttgtactttcagtattgtgggttgttgaggattgtctcatggttgttgcttcacttgtgggaagagtagtggacacgactgaccctgtagtttcagttgttgctgtggaagacactggtgatgttaatggagttgttgcactttctagagttgttcttgtactttcagtattgtgagtggttgaagattgtcttatggttgttgcttcacttgtgggaagagtagtggacacaaCTGgccctgtagtttcagttgttgctgtggaagacactggtgatgttaatggagttgttgcactttccagaattgttgttgtactttcagtattgtgagttGTTGAGGATTGtttcatggttgttgcttcatttgtgggaagactactggacatgactgacactgtagtttcagttgttaatgtggatgacactggtgatgttgaaggagtcgttgcaactttggtgggagttgcactttccatagttgttcttgtactttcatcgttgtgagtggttgaagattgtctcatggttgttgcttcacttgtgggaagagtagtggacacgactgaccctgtagtttcagttgttgtggatgacactggtgatgttgaaggagtcgttgcaactttggtgggagttgcactttctagagttgttcttgtactttcatcgttgtgagtggttgaagattgtcttatggttgttgcttcacttgtgggaagagtagtggacacgactggccctgtagtttcagttgttaatgtggatgacactggtgatgttgaaggagtcgttgcaactttggtgggagttgcactttccagagttgttcttgtactttcagtattgtgggttgttgaggattgtcttatggttgttgcttcacttgtgggaagagtagtggacacaactaacactgtagtttcagttgttgatgtggaagacactggtgatgttaatgGAGTTGTTTCACTTTTGGTTGACATTGAtggtgttgatgaagttgtttGAACATTGGTAGAGGAAGTACTTGGTTCAGTTGTTGTAGTTCCAGTGTTCTGAATggttgatgtttgtgtggcacTGTTGGATGTGGAAGGAGTTGATGAGCTACTGGATTGAGTCGTCATGGTGATTGTCGTAGAATGTTCAGACAAAGTAGACAACACTGTAGTTGTTTGTGTAATTCTAGAGGTGGGAATCGATGTTGCAGTTTTTGTGGCACTGTTGGATGTGAAAGAAGGCGAAGAGCTACTGGATTGAGTCGTCATGGTGATTGTCGTAGGATGTTTAGACAAAGTAGACAACACTGTAGTTGTTTGTGGAATGCTAGAGGTGGGAATTGATGTTGCTTTAATGGTTGTTGGTTCACTTGTGTGAACAATAGTAGATTGGGTTGACTCTGGATGCTCAGTTGTTGTGGATGACATTGGtggtgttgatgaagttgtttGAACATTGTTAGAGGAAGTACTTGGTTCAGTTGTTGTAGTTCCAGTATCCTGAATGGTTGAAGTTTGTGTGGCACTGTTGGATGTGGAAGAAGGCGAAGAGCTACTGGATTCCGTCGTCATGGTGATTGTCATAGAATGTGTGATAGAGGTTTGATGATCAGCAACCATGAGTTGTTGTGGTTGTAGTGATTCATTCATATATCTTTCGTGTTTTTCACCCAGCACTGGTTTATCTTCCAAAACCTCTACTTTTGAATTGGTTGTCATGTTTACTTTTGATAGACTTTTCCTTTCATGGTTGTCAGATATCTGCGGTTTCTTCCATGTTTCATCAGGTTGAActtgttttgcattttcttttcctggtaAGACAACATTTCTAGTCAATATATCATGTATATTGATATATGATATATCATTTTCTCTAAACTCAATTTCAGTTTAATAATAAATCACACAAAAATCAAACTCAGCCTCTTTCATGTTgaactgtattttaatttttttgcagtCAGATATCTAACACCCGTGTAATTCTGGTATTGTTACACCATTCGATTTCTGCAGTTATTAACAGTCAGTCTACAGTTTGTATCAACTATTTCCCTGTTAGACAAAGTGTATTGTTTTCATGTAATTTAGGTTGTATCCATAAAACAATTATAGTCCAGCCCTGATATgattgtaattttaaaaaatgaactaaCTGAAAACTGTAATAACTGTAATTGTAATAACTGTAATCGGTATCTGTATATATAACATAATTCTCTAACTGTAAATTTGTACGTTATAAAAGGGATGAGTAATAAAAGGGATGAGTAATAAAAGGGATTACTCGGGTTTTACAGGTTTTTGAATGAAGTTCCctaaaatgcacaaaatacaCCTATTAGcgacaacattaaaaccacaggtGAAGCGAATAACATTAATCGTCTCTTTACAACGCAATGTTCAGCTGGGAAACCTTGGCTttcatttggacgttactttgacatgtaccacccaaCTATACCCCTTATAGCAAATGTGCCCCCAATGGCAGTGGCCTCCCCAAGCAGGATGATGACCCACACCACACCACTGCTCAGAAATAGCTCAAGAAACgtgacaaagagcccaagcCATTGACCTAGCCTCCAAACCCCCCAAATACCAACCCGATTGAGCATCTGTTCATGCCCTAACGGGTCAGAGgtgttttaatggttttaatgttgtggctgatcggtgcACTACTTCATGTGACTTACAAGTTAAAGTAACTAACAAAAGAATTTGTTGGGATACTTACTGTTccaaaaaaataacacaaatattgAGTTCAAATAACCCAAAAGCGTTGTGTGATGATTAATGTACATGTAAAAAGCGAGAAACTGTTATTTAGTACTTTCTGCAATAATTGCACTCATTCCTTAAAAATTGTCAGGACTAGAACTAATGATGTCAAAATTTAATGGCTATGTATATATGGCATACTGATATCAGTGTTAAGAGGGTTACATACAAACTAAATTGAGGCGATTCTGGCTCTTCTGGTTATGCAATAAAGAATTACAGAAATCACTTACCTCTTTTTTGTGTAAAGAACACACAGAATGCAATGAGTATGATGATCACAAAAGTAAAGAGTAAAAGAATGGTGGAAAACCTCCTCCAGTTACAGGAGCCCAAGTAAATCCACTTTTTCATTGTCCTGTACAGGTAATCAGGTAATCATCCAAAAGATATGAAAAATTAAGTATTTCAACTGCTGCAGAGTCTTTCACTGGATGAACCTATATCTATTACATTtaagtaaaataatttaaatattctGTAATTTCCAGTCTTGCATTAAACATCCAATAATCTCCACTCATAGTTGTCTGAGAACTGGCAGTAAAGTTTGATCCCCCTGGCAGTTCTAGGCCATATAAACATTTGTAACATCCGTATCAAATCTACACTATGTGTCATCAATGATCAACTCATAAACTGAGGTTGTTACTGATGTAGTGCCCTCCCTAGGCAAACTTTTTATGTATTGTGACACGGCACTGAAGTTCCCCGAAAGTACACTCACaccctgcatgtgtttgtttgcaaagGTCCAGATCACTTTACCACTGAAGTGGACAAGGACTAAGGTGTGAGTGGGTGAGGTGGGTGGGTGTGATTctagcaaagaaaaagaaaaaagaaagtaattaCCGAATGTTACATCATTAACCTTTGTTCATTGTCAGTGATATTCAACATAAACTTGTCACGCAAAAGCTCGGTATCAGTCATATCTTCTCATACAGTCAGGGCTGGCTAAGGCTAACAAATTCTAGCACAAAAGTTGCATAGTGTATAATTTGTGACAGCCATTTGTTTTGTGCTTGGTGCTGTTcttatactgtaaatgtttagtGTCTTACAGCACTGAGGGTAGCCTAGGTTTATACTGACTGTTTATCCATTGgcagtgtgttattttgttacAGTACTTGCACAAATTCCACAGCCAACAGTGTATTTACCTTCTAAATACATGTAGAATGACAGTTATTAAAAGGTGATTATTGAAATAACCTTATATAACTATGCATGTTTTGTTCTTCATATCCACTCACTGAATTAGATGttataatcaaataaataaaacagtgttttatttgcttttctgttgACATTTATTTCAATCCAGTATTTACATGCCAAGGGAATGAGCTGGACATGATGGAGAAGTTCATGACTCTTAACTTAAGGAATGTCATAGTATGCTATAAATAGACTGTTAAACATGATCCCAGTCAAGTTAATAAGTGGTCTCAATAGCACCAGAAATAAATGAGCTGTGACGAGGTTAAACACAAATATTACTTTTGATCTGGAGGCCACAAGTGGTTTGGGTAAAGCTCTCCACACCTCTGTTTGCTCATTGGAAAATCATTTCTGAAATCCTACAACGGAACAAAAAACCCAGAATATTTCCTGCTCACTATGTCATGGTATAGtcaatttttttaaacaacctTATGTCCTATAAATGCATAAATCATGTGTATTGGTGGCTACCATGAGTGGAACTGCTGAGCATAATTTGTCAGTAATGCCCTgctgcttcatatttacagtattttggGAATTCACAGTACACCCTCATGTTAAAGAATCAAACTTTTGTTCCAGAGTCCTAAAGGAACTTAAGCGCTATCAACAGCCTCTATCAGTAGCAAATCTATTttaagttttgtgtttgttcctgCTTGATTTTCATATGGACACCTGGGTGTTGTCCAGTGTGTCTTGGACCAAATTAGTCTTTTTTATCACTAGCTGATTGACGCAAACCACCCTTGTGGTTTGAGTATGACCCTGTTCAACAGTGCAACAAGCTAGTGAGGATAAGCAGACAGAAGTTTATAGACTTTATACTGATGGAAAAACCATGGAGTATGAATTATTCAGTTCAATAACATTATTAGTGGTACTTAATTTGATGATTTGTAAATCTTTCTTTTGGTCATCACTGTTAGCTGTTTTGTGAACAGAAAGCTCAAGcaatttaatgttaaaataaatgtccAGTATGCTGTCTCTTCTTCAAGTTAAACAAAAGATGCTGATGCAGATGCCTGCAACAGTATGACCTACTGAAGTATGGTATGGGTATGATAGTATATCCTAATAGGTGCTTTTTCCCATCATAATTGAGTCAAATCAACTCAGaaacttattttttattttatattttattttcgTGGTCACTGTTAGAgccagaaggaaaaaaatgtatctttgagagagaaaacagatgatATACTGTATCGTGATTCCAAAAACTGTCCAGCATTACGTGACTTCTTTCAGTGTGGTAAGTGGTAAGTTTCCAGTTTACAATGGTTTCCATAACACACAGTGCAGTATATGGGTGGAGAATGTACTATTGAGCCAAAAAGGAACTAAGAGCTGTAAAGCTTGCCAATAATCATATCAACAAACCTACCCAAgtctgatttctttctttccttgtATTTGACAGTAGTGACCTTTACCTTTGATTTATGTGTGCACATTCAAATGTATTCAGGCCAAGAAAGACAACAGACAAAAGAGGGAGGAATGATCACAAAGtccacaaaagaaacaaaacttaTTAGTGGAATTATTGGTGTGGATTGTTTCTTAAAGGTCCTGAAAAAGTGAGACAGgtgataacaaaaaaaaaaaccctgcaacTTCACTCCAAACAAATGCAACAGTATTCaaatttcactttaattaagtcacataaaacagaaaatacaaacagctgcctgttatGGCAGTCTGCACTCAAAAACACGAAGCCAGTGAATTTTGTGAGGCATCAGTTGTAATATAATCTGTTCAGAGACCACTGAGATGATCAGGGCTACAACGTGCCCTATCTGAAGTTGATACGTGCACCTCACCCAGCAAGTCAGGAAACAAATCGTTCAGTTCTCTTCCCAAATAACCGTGACATCCTTTTATTCTTGAGTCACACACAGTCCCCAGCTTTAATTCTCACACTTCAGCCTGCTTCTGTTCCTCCTCCAGACCTTGCTCTGTtcctgctgttgtttctgttggctGTGCCTGGGCCCTACGACGCTCTGCCTCCGTTATCATCATGGGGTGCAGAGGGAAGAATCCTGCCAACCCTGGcgaaagagaggagggagggagaaagaccACAACTTTCAACGTGAACTTCTTCAGGTAACTGCAGCAGAGACATTGCCCAGAGTTGCCAAAATATTGTAGGGACTTCAGGAGCTGATGCATCATTGTTTTAAGAACATCTGAATTTCTTGTAGCTGTCctaaataattatatataattaatgATAAGCATGTTATTAGCCCTGTGCCCTGAGTTATTGACCCCagcttgtcattttcttttggAAAACCAACTGTGTTGCATGTTAGATGCTTGTTACAACCATGACTGGCAGATTTAATCTGTATCAGAACAATCTTTTAAACCAGAGGGCATGGATGAGGTGTTTGAGGGCACAGCAAACACATAATGGACAACAGTCATTTATGGTAGCAGACATCAGAGATAAGACAGAATTGTCAATAGAGGAAATACCTTAAGATGAATATTAAAACGTGTAAGCACTCATAAAACTTAGGGATGGACCTCCTTCATTAAACAGTACGTATTAAGATCAGTGCAGTTCTCTGAACAAGTTAACAATAAAATTGTGCAATGTTGATCCACTTTAAAAGAGCAAGCTCATGTAGGGAATACACACCTAGAAGTTTGGCCACTGGCATTGTAGGGTGTGCACCACAGCCGATCCAATACTTGATTCGGTCGAAGTTGACGCTGACAAGTTTCTCATTGTGGATGTTAGGGAGAGGGTCGTAGGTACCCAGCTGCTCAATATATTTACTGTCTCTTGCCCTTTTGTTGAAAGCTGCCACGATGCGATAAAAGGGCCTGTTAGCTTGTTTGTGGCCTGCAAGGGCCATTCGGATGACAACGTAACCCTTGTGGTACTTCTTTAGGAGGTGTGATGCTGCAGAGTAAGCACAGTAAGcattgtcaaagaaaaaaaagtttagttaATTCAGTTAAACACCTCACTGCATCAGTAAAGGCTGTACTGTCAGAGGCCTTGACTACCTCGTTAAAGTAATTTCCTAAGAAACAGATTTCATATCATAAAATCTTGTGTACACCACAGGACTGAAATCATAACTAGCAATCTCAGCATCTCTGATTCCATGCTGCTTTAATCATATTTACTTTCTTGCGCAATATGGAGGCAAGAGGAGTGAAGAAAGGTGCAGCAGTGATAAAATGTTCACTACTTGTTTTTGCTTAGTGTTTAGTTGTAATATAATCTTATACTgagtcttttctcttttatagTGAAGCATTTTATAACAACTGTAAAGGCATTACACACACTCCTTTAATCCAGTTTTAGAGAGGTGTGATTCAACCtaatggtcattttggaggctgtagcTTGTGCGCTCTGTTGTGAAGCGATTCTAACATTTAGCTTACCCTTACTGATATAAAGAAGAAACATCTCGGTATAAAATCAATACATAtttaaagaaaactgaacatGATCACTTTCATCAACTACAGACCCATTTCTCACTTTGTCCTCGTGCCAACTCATATCATGAAGTATTAATAGACATGATAATAAATTACATGGGAGTTATTGAGCTATTCTCTTTTAAGCTGTATattgtgttttctcctttgttAATGAGTTAAACCAAAGCTTGCATTTCACAATACACAGTGATGATAAGGTGTGTGACCTGTAATATTAAGTGTGGCTGCTCTTCTTAGTATAgtaataagaagaaggttgtCGATGCGTTTTTTTCCAAAACCACCTCCTTATTTTTACCGTTATGTACCCCACAGGTATCCAGTAACAAAAGTACATAGAGTCCTTTCCTCTAAATGCCCTGTTGTTACTCCCTTGTTTCCTACAGTCTTGATTTCTCCCACATGGAACTAGCCAGTATTTTGTGAGCTCCTTATTCATAACACTGtaaatctcttttttaaaactaaacCCCAGTCTTTactgatacaaaacaaaatcagggaGCCTGTCAGGATGTGCTTTATCACACTGAATACTCACATAAATGGACCATGATGTTCGCTGGATTATCCtgcaacagataaaacaaatcacCTTAACACCAGTGTATAATCAGCTGTGTCACTGTCTATTAACAACGACCATGCCTCTGCCGCTGTCACGCCTATAGCACACATGTACAATAAATGACACTAGCGCTGCTACACTACACAATGTCATTAATTGCTCACAGTGCGGCTCTGGAGCTGCTAGCGGCTAACTTTAGCATCTCCTGTTTACAGACTATGTGCTGCACAGAAATGGGTAAATTAAGCGAAATACCTCGGAGGATGTTGAACGATGTAAAGCTAAATCTCCCCAGGCGTCGCCTCTTTTTTTGATTCGCTGGACAGGTTATAAACCAGACGTTAGtacctgtttgttttcagcacaCGAAGTAATGTGACATTTGTCAGTGCGCGGCCATGTTTTCACAGGAAATGACGCAGCTGCCTCTGCGCCATT
The DNA window shown above is from Lates calcarifer isolate ASB-BC8 linkage group LG20, TLL_Latcal_v3, whole genome shotgun sequence and carries:
- the mrps16 gene encoding 28S ribosomal protein S16, mitochondrial, yielding MVHLSSHLLKKYHKGYVVIRMALAGHKQANRPFYRIVAAFNKRARDSKYIEQLGTYDPLPNIHNEKLVSVNFDRIKYWIGCGAHPTMPVAKLLGLAGFFPLHPMMITEAERRRAQAQPTETTAGTEQGLEEEQKQAEV